A genomic region of Myxosarcina sp. GI1 contains the following coding sequences:
- a CDS encoding NAD(P)H-quinone oxidoreductase subunit F yields the protein MSEFLLQTTWTIPLYGFLGAVLTLPWSLGIIRKTGPRPAAYFNILVTLVAFIHSSLVFNLIWTRQTEQLVFHWLQVADLDLTLAIELSPVSLGALELVTGISLLSQVYALGYMEKDWSLARFFGLMGFFEAALAGIALSDSLLLSYGLLEMLTLSTYLLVGFWYAQPLVVTAARDAFLTKRIGDIILLMGIVALSAYGAGLNFSQLESWANTYPLPSLTAALLGLSLIAGPTGKCAQFPLNLWLDEAMEGPNPAGIMRNSIVVSAGAYVLIKLQPVFTLSPVASVALIAIGSVTAIGTSLMAIAQIDIKRALCHSTCAYLGLIFIAVGLEQVDIAFLLLFTHAIAKALLFMSAGSVIVTTSNQNVTEMGGLWSRMPATAVSFIVGSAGLLALLPMGMFWTFQRWFNGSWQVSWWLLAIVIAVNMLSAISLTRLFRVIFLGEPQIKTRRAPEVAWQMSVPMVSLSIVTLVAPLAPIRWSLWLSPATPLELRSSEIVTFAIPALVISGVVGCLIGASIGLRRPWGRSTKVILRFFQDLLAYDFYFEKIYQLTVVAAVSTLSKLADWVDRYIVDGAVNLVSLATVFSSNALKYNTSGQSQFYMLTILIGVSLLLWSLLNGQWSIVTNYWSSVIR from the coding sequence ATGAGCGAATTTTTATTACAAACTACATGGACGATACCTCTATATGGCTTTTTAGGAGCAGTTTTAACTTTGCCCTGGTCACTAGGTATTATTCGCAAAACCGGACCGCGACCCGCAGCCTACTTTAATATTTTGGTAACTTTGGTTGCCTTTATTCACAGCTCGTTAGTTTTTAATCTAATTTGGACGAGACAAACCGAACAACTGGTCTTTCACTGGTTACAGGTAGCAGATTTAGATTTGACCCTGGCAATCGAGTTATCGCCAGTAAGCCTGGGAGCTTTAGAATTAGTAACTGGAATTAGTCTGTTATCTCAGGTATACGCTCTAGGATACATGGAAAAAGACTGGTCGCTGGCAAGATTTTTTGGCTTGATGGGATTTTTTGAAGCAGCTTTAGCGGGTATTGCTCTTAGCGATTCATTGCTCTTAAGCTATGGTCTACTAGAAATGCTAACTTTATCTACTTACTTACTAGTAGGTTTCTGGTATGCTCAACCCTTGGTAGTTACCGCAGCCAGAGACGCTTTCCTTACTAAGCGGATTGGAGATATTATTTTGCTGATGGGTATTGTGGCACTATCAGCATACGGTGCGGGACTGAACTTTTCACAACTCGAAAGCTGGGCAAACACCTATCCTCTACCTTCATTAACAGCAGCACTTTTAGGATTATCTTTAATTGCCGGACCTACAGGTAAATGCGCTCAATTTCCCCTCAATCTTTGGCTGGACGAAGCTATGGAAGGTCCCAATCCAGCAGGAATTATGCGTAACTCAATTGTCGTTTCAGCAGGCGCTTACGTACTAATCAAGCTTCAGCCAGTATTTACCCTCTCGCCAGTTGCTTCGGTGGCTCTAATTGCTATTGGTTCGGTGACGGCAATTGGCACTTCGCTGATGGCGATCGCCCAAATAGACATCAAACGCGCTTTATGCCACTCTACCTGTGCCTATTTGGGATTGATTTTTATTGCTGTCGGCTTAGAACAAGTAGATATTGCTTTTTTACTGCTGTTTACCCATGCGATCGCCAAAGCTTTATTATTTATGAGTGCGGGGTCGGTCATCGTTACCACTAGCAACCAAAACGTTACCGAAATGGGTGGATTATGGTCGCGTATGCCCGCTACGGCAGTCTCTTTTATCGTTGGCAGTGCGGGACTATTGGCTCTGTTGCCTATGGGTATGTTCTGGACTTTCCAACGTTGGTTTAATGGTTCGTGGCAAGTAAGCTGGTGGTTACTCGCAATTGTAATTGCAGTTAATATGCTTTCTGCTATCAGTTTGACTCGTCTGTTTCGCGTCATCTTTTTAGGAGAACCTCAAATCAAAACTCGCCGCGCCCCAGAGGTAGCCTGGCAAATGTCGGTGCCGATGGTGAGTCTCTCAATAGTTACTTTAGTAGCACCACTGGCACCAATTAGATGGTCGTTATGGTTGAGTCCAGCCACTCCCTTGGAATTGAGGTCGTCAGAAATTGTAACTTTTGCCATACCTGCATTAGTAATTTCTGGAGTTGTAGGCTGTCTTATCGGTGCGAGCATCGGTTTGCGTAGACCCTGGGGACGCTCTACCAAAGTGATTTTGCGGTTTTTCCAGGATTTGCTGGCTTACGACTTTTATTTTGAGAAGATCTATCAGCTAACGGTAGTTGCGGCAGTTTCTACACTGTCTAAGTTAGCTGATTGGGTAGATCGCTATATAGTAGATGGGGCGGTCAACCTGGTAAGTTTAGCAACCGTTTTTAGCAGCAACGCCCTGAAGTACAACACCTCGGGACAGTCGCAATTTTACATGTTAACTATTTTAATTGGAGTTAGCCTCTTGCTCTGGTCGCTCCTCAATGGTCAGTGGTCGATAGTTACTAACTATTGGTCTTCGGTAATTAGATAG
- a CDS encoding carbon dioxide-concentrating mechanism protein CcmK: protein MPIAVGMIETLGFPAVVEAADAMVKAARVTLVGYEKIGTGRVTVIVRGDVSEVQASVSAGVESANRVNGGEVLSTHIIARPHENLEYVLPIRYTEEVEQFRTY, encoded by the coding sequence ATGCCTATTGCAGTAGGAATGATTGAAACTTTAGGGTTTCCGGCGGTAGTAGAAGCGGCAGATGCTATGGTCAAAGCTGCTCGCGTTACCCTGGTAGGTTATGAAAAAATTGGTACGGGACGCGTAACGGTAATCGTACGCGGCGATGTTTCGGAGGTACAGGCTTCAGTATCGGCTGGRGTAGAATCTGCTAACCGAGTTAATGGCGGTGAAGTTCTTTCTACTCATATCATTGCTCGTCCTCATGAAAATCTAGAGTACGTTTTGCCCATTCGCTATACCGAAGAAGTAGAGCAGTTTAGAACCTATTAA
- a CDS encoding carbon dioxide-concentrating mechanism protein CcmK, with the protein MSIAVGMIETLGFPAVVEAADAMVKAARVTLVGYEKIGTGRVTVIVRGDVSEVQASVSAGIDNVKRVNGGQVLSDHIIARPHENLEYVLPIRYTEAVEQFRESVNPRPLRRP; encoded by the coding sequence ATGTCCATTGCAGTAGGAATGATTGAAACTTTAGGTTTTCCGGCGGTAGTAGAAGCGGCAGATGCTATGGTCAAAGCCGCTCGCGTTACCCTGGTAGGCTATGAAAAAATTGGTACGGGACGCGTTACCGTAATCGTACGCGGCGATGTTTCGGAAGTACAGGCTTCAGTATCGGCTGGTATTGACAATGTTAAAAGAGTAAATGGCGGACAAGTTTTATCAGATCATATTATCGCTCGTCCTCATGAAAACTTAGAGTATGTCTTACCAATCCGCTATACCGAAGCCGTAGAACAGTTTCGCGAAAGCGTAAATCCTCGTCCTCTCAGAAGACCGTAA
- a CDS encoding EutN/CcmL family microcompartment protein, with protein sequence MQIAKVRGTVVSTQKDPSMTGVKLLLVQYIDEEGQLLPQYEVAADIVGAGVSEWVLISRGSAARTEGRRESQPLDALVVGIIDTINVDNNRSLYSKREIERFS encoded by the coding sequence ATGCAAATTGCTAAAGTTCGCGGTACGGTAGTCAGTACGCAAAAAGATCCTAGTATGACGGGAGTTAAACTACTTCTAGTACAGTACATAGACGAAGAAGGGCAACTGCTACCCCAATACGAAGTTGCTGCCGATATTGTCGGTGCTGGCGTTAGCGAATGGGTGTTGATTAGCCGTGGCAGTGCGGCACGTACTGAAGGTCGTCGCGAATCTCAACCGCTAGATGCTTTAGTAGTAGGGATTATTGATACGATTAATGTAGATAATAATCGTTCGCTATACAGCAAAAGAGAAATCGAGCGTTTTTCATAG
- a CDS encoding ribulose bisphosphate carboxylase small subunit, which produces MVVRTKAAPPTPWSSDLAEPKVDRSAYVHSFSRLIGDVRVGANVFIAPGSSIRADEGTPFFIGESTNIQDGVVIHGLEKGRVEGDDGNDYSVWIGRDTCITHMALIHGPAYVGDECFIGFRSTVFNAKIGAGCIVMMHALIQDVEIPPGKYVPSGAIIVNQQQADRLPDVIKSDRDFASHVVEINEALLAGYRCADDIACIDAKRVKTGKGLAAKVTNENAYINSVGKMSLSSEIKNQVRSLLAQGCVISTEHANQRRYKTKSWLTGGQIEGRENRVVEQLEDILNEYQGEYVKLIGVDPQAKRRVAEVIVQRPDDTPGKGSTKITIDRTNGKIRSGGGRNRSRSYSSSNGNGKGNLDRDTTRQISSLVSQGCSIGIERASQRRFKTKSWLTVGQVEGGESKVMGAIDRAKKEYPNEYIRIIGVDPNVKRRMVELIVQHPGRTPAKTSKGFGVSSYSNGNGYSGNGSSSLDSETVQQIRSLLTAGYQIGSEHADKRRFKTKSWKTCSPIESRNPSEVIEALEACLAEHEGEYVRMLGIDPDAKRRVSQTIIQRPEDNPAAKNNGSNGRAKDKKDRGYFVADFTNDDSSNGRPPKYNAFSNRNLSKEALQEVRSLLAAGFKIGTEHANKRRFKTKSWQTCSPIDSKHEMDVVSALEACLAEHDGEYVRLFGIDPQAKRRVSETIIQRP; this is translated from the coding sequence ATGGTAGTCCGCACTAAAGCGGCTCCCCCGACTCCTTGGTCGAGCGACCTGGCAGAGCCAAAAGTAGATCGAAGTGCCTACGTACATTCATTTTCCAGATTAATTGGAGATGTTCGCGTGGGTGCTAATGTGTTTATCGCTCCTGGAAGTTCGATTAGAGCCGATGAGGGAACGCCATTTTTTATTGGCGAAAGCACAAACATTCAAGATGGAGTCGTCATTCACGGTCTAGAAAAAGGACGGGTCGAAGGCGACGACGGCAACGACTATTCTGTATGGATCGGTAGGGATACCTGTATCACTCATATGGCACTAATTCACGGACCTGCATATGTCGGTGATGAGTGCTTTATTGGTTTTCGCTCCACAGTGTTTAACGCTAAGATTGGTGCTGGCTGTATCGTCATGATGCACGCGCTAATTCAGGATGTGGAAATTCCTCCAGGAAAATACGTACCGTCAGGAGCGATAATTGTCAATCAGCAACAGGCAGATCGCTTGCCAGATGTTATCAAAAGCGATCGCGACTTTGCCAGTCATGTTGTAGAAATCAATGAAGCTCTGTTAGCTGGCTATCGCTGTGCTGACGATATTGCCTGTATCGATGCCAAACGAGTAAAAACAGGTAAGGGTTTGGCAGCAAAAGTAACTAATGAAAATGCCTATATTAATTCAGTAGGAAAAATGAGTTTAAGTTCGGAGATTAAAAACCAAGTGCGATCGTTACTGGCGCAGGGATGTGTCATCAGTACCGAACACGCTAACCAGCGTCGCTATAAAACCAAGTCCTGGCTCACAGGAGGGCAAATTGAAGGACGAGAAAATCGCGTAGTCGAACAGTTAGAAGATATACTTAACGAATATCAGGGTGAGTACGTCAAGCTAATTGGAGTCGATCCTCAAGCCAAACGTCGAGTCGCAGAAGTTATCGTCCAGCGACCAGATGACACACCAGGGAAAGGAAGCACAAAAATAACGATCGATCGCACTAATGGTAAAATCCGTAGCGGCGGCGGCAGAAATCGCAGTCGCAGCTACAGCAGCAGCAACGGGAACGGTAAAGGTAACTTAGATCGCGACACTACCAGACAAATCAGTTCACTAGTATCACAAGGTTGCAGTATTGGCATCGAACGCGCCAGCCAACGCCGCTTTAAAACTAAATCCTGGCTGACAGTCGGACAGGTAGAAGGTGGCGAAAGCAAAGTAATGGGCGCGATCGACAGAGCCAAAAAAGAATATCCTAATGAATACATTCGGATTATTGGTGTCGATCCTAACGTTAAGAGAAGAATGGTCGAGCTAATCGTCCAGCATCCAGGAAGAACGCCAGCTAAGACTTCTAAAGGGTTTGGGGTTTCTAGTTACAGTAATGGTAACGGCTATAGTGGTAACGGCAGCAGCAGTTTAGATTCGGAAACCGTACAGCAAATACGCTCTTTACTGACGGCTGGATATCAAATTGGTAGCGAACATGCCGACAAACGCCGCTTTAAAACTAAATCTTGGAAAACTTGCTCTCCTATAGAAAGCCGCAATCCTTCAGAAGTAATTGAAGCTCTCGAAGCTTGTTTGGCAGAACACGAAGGAGAGTACGTCCGTATGTTGGGAATCGACCCCGATGCCAAACGTAGAGTCTCTCAAACCATTATTCAAAGACCAGAAGACAATCCCGCAGCCAAAAACAATGGCAGCAATGGCAGGGCTAAAGACAAAAAAGATCGGGGTTACTTTGTCGCCGATTTTACTAACGACGATAGTAGTAATGGCAGACCTCCAAAATATAATGCCTTTAGCAATCGTAATTTGAGCAAAGAAGCTTTACAAGAAGTACGTTCTTTACTAGCTGCTGGGTTTAAAATAGGTACCGAACACGCTAACAAGCGACGGTTTAAAACTAAATCTTGGCAAACTTGTTCGCCAATTGATAGTAAGCACGAGATGGATGTAGTTTCTGCTTTAGAAGCCTGTTTGGCAGAACACGACGGAGAATACGTCCGCCTGTTTGGCATCGATCCTCAAGCCAAACGTCGAGTATCTGAAACTATTATTCAGCGTCCTTAG